TACATATGATGAAAAGATGCTAACAGATCCAAACCGAGGACATTGGGATTTATGGCCTGTCCTCTCTGATGAAAAACCTTTAACGATAAAACTGAATGAAGAAATAATGGCCAGAAACCCTAAAATGGATATTAGGGAGGACGGCATAGTTGGCATTGATTTTGGAACGAAAAGTACAGTGGTAGTTCATCAAGAGAAAAGTGATTTTACTCTTCCCATGCGTATTGGGGTTGGCTACCTTAACACGGAGGTACAAGACTGGCATTATGAAAATCCAACCGTGATTGAATTTATTGATTTAGAACATTTCCTGGAGCTTTATCAAGAAAAGGAAGGAAGACCAGATACAAGGTGGCAGGATGTGACGGTTTCCCACAATGCTCTTAACAATTTGATGAATGGAAAGAGTGACCATTATTATTCCATATTGAATAATCTAAAGCAGTGGGCTGGAGAAAAGAAAAACGAACTCCGATTAAAAGACAAGAGGGGATATGCCGTTGTACTGCGTTCCTTTCTGGATTTAACCGATCAGGACATCAACCCGATTGAGTTATACGCTTACTACCTCGGTTTGTATATCAATAACCAGAACAATGGGATATACCTGGACTACACCTTATCTTTCCCGGTGACGTATGAAAAAGAGGTAAGAGAAAAAATTCTAAAGTGTTTTGAGCGTGGGTTAAAAAAGACGCTTCCTATGCCGATTCAGCAGGATGAAGAATTAATGAAAAAGTTTCGTGTCACCGCTGGGGCGAGCGAACCTGCTGCTTATGCCGTTTGTGCGTTACAGGAATACGGGTTTGAACCGGAAGAGGATGAAAGAACGTACTATGGTGTGTTTGATTTTGGTGGAGGAACGACAGATTTTGATTTTGGTATTTGGCGTGAAGCAGGCCTGAAAGAAAGCAGATATGATTATGTCATTGAGCATTTTGCTGCGGGCGGGGACCGTTATTTAGGTGGAGAGAACATGCTAGAGCTTTTGGCGTTCCAAGTGTTTAAAAACAACCAAAGAACAATGCGTGAGCTAAATATTCCTTTTACTCTCCCAGCAGAATGTGTGAAGTTTCCCGGAAGTGAAACGCTGATTAATGAGTCACAAGAATCCTATTTAAATACGAAACAATTGGTAGAAAAATTAAGGCCGCTTTGGGAAAGACATGAACGGTATGAAGAACAGTTTGGAAAAGGAATGATTCGGGCAGACTTGTTTGACAAAGCCGGCCACGCAAAACTCAATGTGGAACTTTTGATTGATCAAGATGAAATGGAACAACTGATTGAGGAAAGAATTGAAAAAGGCATTAAAAATTTCTTTGAGTCATTAAGGCGCGCTTTTGCCCGATTGGAACCCAGTAATATTAAGAAAGTCAATATACTGCTTGCGGGTAATTCAAGTAAATCCCCGGTCGTTATGAATTTATTTAATAAATGGATTGAAAGGGAAGTACAGAACACTCAAAACTGGGGAGAAGTGTCTGATAATCTTTTTGAGATTCTCCCACCGCTGGGGACGGAAGGCGCTTATTTAAAGCAACAAGAGAGAAACAGAGTGGTTAACCGAGATATTTTAACAGCCCCTACAGGAAAAACAGGCGTTGCCTTTGGACTTGTACAAAGTAGAAAAGGCGGAAGTATAAAAGTTATTGACCGCGATATGGTCAATGGTGAATCAAAGTTCAAGTATTTTCTTGGCATCGGGAGAAAAGGGAAATTAAAAACAGTGATTGATCAAGAAGAAGAGTATAACAAATGGCATCTTTTCATTGATGCGTCAGAAGAAGATTTTGAAATTTATTACACAAGCCTGCCGGAAGCTAGTACCAACCAGCTTGATATTAAGCAGGCACAGAGGAAAAAACTTAGAATTGAGCATGTAGATGATTCAGCTTTTGTTTATATTCGAACCATAAGCCCGACTGTTATTGAATATGTTGTTGCAGACGAAGGCACGATTATAAATGGGGTTTATTTATCTGAAATTACTAAAGTGGAATTAAACTAATTTTCCGATTGGAAAGGGATAATTCAGTTGTATGGGCATTTGTGGGTTTGATTGATTCAAATGAATATATCAAGAGCCGGTTTTGATAAATAAATTTAGGATATGAATAGATAAAGAAGTTATGTTTTAATTGAGTGGTATAAATGGAAGATGTCCCACTTGGTCCATCGGTTAAGGTTTTATGTAAGAAGGGCCATGAGTGGAAAATACCTCACTTTAAGAAGGCCTCCCACAATTTACTGTGGGAGGCTTTTTCATGCTCATCGTTATTTGTATTTCCATGGGCACCGTTTAATCGCTTCCCTGGTATTTTAAAATGTTAAAAAAAGTTTTCACTTTCAACATTTAATGCTAAAAGCTCTTATGTGTTTATCCTGAGGGTTCACTTCTTTAATCCTCCTGATGTTCCATAATCTTTAATCGTTAATTTAATATTGTAGTTGATCAGGGTTTCACTGAATGTTTGGTCCCAATCCTTTTTGACCTTCTGCCAAACTTTAGGTTTCTCAATTCTCAATCGATTTCCGAAGCCAGCAACGTCCACTTGGTATTCTTTTTGCATTTTTTCTACTACACTTCTCACTAAGCGTTCCACTTCTTTTTCAGAGGATTTTTCTGCTTTTTTTAGAAACTCATTTTTAAAAGTATTTCCCAGATCCACCCAAGTTTCAGATAGCCTTCCCTCTGATTCAATGTTTACATCAAAAGAGATGTTGTTTCCATTAACTCGAGGTATAATAGTGCTTTTCATGGACTCTATCTCATACACAATAAGCTGACCAGTTTCTTCATCAAAGCTTTTCACTACACCGCCTTTTCCCTTACCTGTAATCCATGTTACGCCCTCCAGTTCTTCCTCATTCAAAGTACCAGTCATTTTGTGTGTCTTTCCATCGATCACGGCAGCTCCCGCAAATTTGACTTCCCCATTCACTGATAGTACATTTTGCAACAGAAAACTAGATTCTGATTTGATCTTACTTTCTATTTTAATAAGCGGCATAGGAGGCAAAATTCTCGCTGTTCGATAGGCATTTTCCACAATGCCAACCAGACGAAACGCTGGGATTTCGCCTGCTGTCTTTGTTTCCAGTGTGTTGCTTGCTCTTCCTTTACTGATGAGCACAAGACAGCTTGGTCTAAAATCATTATCACGAAGATTAAGATCAAGTAATTGTTCCAAACCATACGACTTTGAAAGCTCTTCACTGATAACAATCACTTTCATATGGTGAGCGGTTAAGGGCTGTTCACTTCTCAATGATAATTCACGAGTCATTTGAAGGACGGAATCCCCCGTTTGAGAAACATTAACATAAGCTTTTTTTTGTGGTCCGGCTTGTTTCGTTGTTGAACTTGCTACTTGTGGAGTGATAATTTGATAGGTTGAAGTTATCAGGTCTTTTCTCAAATATCCTTCTCCTTGTTCATTTAACTCTTTATCAATGAAGGTCTTCTTGCCTTTATCAAATGCCAAACCTATTCCTAAACTTTGCTCTTCAATTTCATGACTGCTCCAACATCCTGTAAGAAATAAGAGCAAAAGAAAGGAAAGGGAAACGAAGAGAGGCCGGATATTTTTATGTGTTTGCTTCATATTTTCCCCCCTTTACTCTTGAGATAATAAGCAGGAGGAGCGGGAGTAAACCAAATAAGAACAGTGCGACATTGCCGAGGAAATCTCCAATTTTAAAGAGGTCATTGATATTCTTCGGAACCATTGCAATGATGTAGAGAATTGGAAGCAACCCAAACATAAATGGGTGAATGCTCTTTTTTGAAAGTTGAGCCAGCCCTAAAGCAGCCGAATAAAATGTTATGGTGAATGTGGAAAAAATTTGCATGATCCAAACCACGAGCAAAAAAGATTCAAACCGTTCAAAGATCAAACCGGAGATTTCAAAACTTCGAATAAGATCAAGTGTCGGCCATGTTCTCGTGACCACTCCATCAATAGATAATGCCCCGATAACCATTACGACCGTTATCACGTAAAAAATCAATGGAATGGAAACTCCAACAAGAACGGCTTTTACTGCTTTTTTTGGCTGATTCATAAACGGAAGAAGCAGTAACATGATTTCAGGCCCTGTAAAAGCGAGAGCCGTTGTTTTTACTCCTTTAAGTACAGGGATAACTCCTTCTCCTAATACCGGACGCAGATTATCGATCTCAAATATTTTAATACTCATAAAGGCAACCACCAAAAAAAGGATAACTGTCAAAGGTAAAATAATTTCAAAAAGACGGGCAATCGGGTTAATGCCGCCGATGATCAGATAGAGACCCACCCACATAAACATCATAATAATTGCCCATGTAGGGGTACCTTCCAGAAGCAAATACTTTACAACCTCCGCCATTGAACGGAGCTGAAACCCGGAAGTCATAAGAAAATAACAGATTATAACTAAACTGAGTAACCCACCCACCCATATTCCGACAATATCATTGATGTATTGATAAAAGGTTTTTTCGGGAAACTGTTGGCTTAATTTGACCATGATCACCCCCGCGATTATGGCGATACCCCCGCCAAAAATAACGCTTATCCATACATCTGGTGTATGTACCTTCTCTGTAGATGATCTGGGTAGGGTGAGTAATCCTGTGCCGAGTATGAAGTTGATGACGATGACAGCTGCTTGAGGAGTTGTAATTTTGTCTTTCGGACTGAGAATCATTCTTTAACCACCCTTTCATCAATAGGTTATCCTTTACGTATGGGGTTTTTGGTATGCATCATCTTTGGACGGCGTTTCATCATCATAAGTGGCATGCGAACAATCAAGTCTTTCCACTCACTTAAGCGATAAGGAACGGCTGGACTCATATAAGGCACACCAAAGCTTTTTAATTTCACTAAATGGCTGGTCATGAAAAGAAAAAAGAGAATGACCCCGTATAATCCAAATGTGGCAGCACAAATCATAGCTGGAAAACGCAGAATCCGTAATGTAATCCCAATACTATAGTGCGGAATAGAAAATGATGAAATAGCGGTTAACGCTACTACAATGACCAAAACAGGGCTAACAATCCCTGCCTGTACAGCAGCTTCCCCAATGATTAGACCGCCGACAATTCCCATTGCGGGACCGATTGGCTTAGGCAATCGCAGTCCTGCTTCCCTCAATATTTCGATGGATATTTCCATAAATAATGCTTCGATAAGTGCCGGAAACGGAACCCCAGACCTGGTTCCTATAATGGAGATGGCCAGTTTGGTCGGAATCAACCCTGAATGAAATGAGATGAAAGCTATATATAAAGACGGTGTAAAAAGAGCTAGAAGAACTGTGAGATAACGAAGCATACGGATGAATGTGCCAGGGATCCATCTTTCATAATAATCTTCTGGTGATTGCAACATCATGCTTAAGGTAACCGGAACGATCAAAGCGAATGGCGTCCCATCTAATAAGATGGCCACTCGCCCTTCCATCAAAGCTGCCATCACGCGATCGGGACGCTCTGTATTCTGTACCTGCGGAAAAGGGCTAAGGTAATTATCTTCGATAAGTTGCTCTACATAACCTGATTCCGGCACATTATCAATATCGATCTTCTTAATTCGGTTTTCTACCTCTTGAACTAATTCGGGATCAACAATATCTTTTATGTAAGCGACCACCAAGTCTTTTTTTGAACGCTTTCCTACTTGGAATTTTACTAACGATAAATTCTCGATTTCACCACTACCCCTTAAAAAAGAGGTATTATCACTCAATGACTCAGTGAAACCGACCCGTGGACCCCTGACTAATGCCTCGGATACCGGCTCTTCGATCGTCCTTGTTTTAAGTTTTGTAGTTCCAAGGATCAGCGCATCCATTGATCCATCAATTAAAAGAGCGGTAGAACCTGTTAGTACTTTAGATGCTAACTCTTTAATGGAACGTACTGCTTCTACTTCACTAATAGATAATACTTCATTTTTTATGAATTCTTTTGAAATGCTTCCTTTGGTGTAAGGAAGCTCCTGTTTATATTCTGCTGAAAAATCAACCATCAATGATGTCATAATATGTTTATCAATGAGATCTTTATCCGATAGTCCATCCGCAAAAATGATAACTGACCGTATACCGGTACGCCCTAGATTAAATTCCCGAAAATGCACATCCCAATTATGGCCAATTTCTTGCTTAACACATTCAAGATTGGAATTAAAATTATCTGTTAACTGACACGTTGCATCTTGGGAGGTAGTTGCTTCTTGTTTGTCTTTATCAGTACCTTTTCCTTTTTTACCAAACTTCCACTCTTTCATCATCATCACTCATCCTTTGAGGTACGAAGCCAATTAAACAATTTGCTGATTGAATACGGTATAAAAAACACAATAAAAGCTTGTATAAAAACCTGCCATTCTGGAAGGTAGGAAACAATCGTTTTCCACATTTTCATCCCCCTATACTTGTCTCAGATAGCAGCTAAAAATCTGTGAAATTCCTTTATTTCTCAAATAGTATTAATATTTTCTGTGTTTCTTATGCAATGAAGTTAAAATCCATTACCCGTTTTACATCACCTTATACTTAGTATTAGCTATGTAGAAAAAGTGATTTTGAACATAGTGGAGGAGAGAAGGAGGAGAAATCGATTCTGGTACTTATCCGAATGATCATGGTGAGATTTAATGAACATGAATCGTGAACAATTTATTGGAATGTATTAGTGAAGTTTTTAGAAAGTAAAAAAGAGGGTGTTTTTTTATCAGTGCTTTTACTGGGCATTTTAATTAATGATTTTAATAATCGGATTTTCCTCGTTGAAATTGAGAAGATTTATGCTCAAGATTTGAAATGTAATTTTAAAAATATAAATATCAAATTGAAATGATGTTCAAAATCATATATACTGAAAATTGAGAATTATTGGTAAATGTTAGCTAACTTTGGGAAATATCCGCATTTATCAACTTAAGAATAAGATACCCAATCGCTACCCGGAACGGAAAAGGATACACGATGATCGCTTTATAGGATTGTGATGCCTGGTTAAAAAATAGAACGGAATGAATGAGAAGATTATCTTTCGATATGGGTCAAAAGGCAAATTTGTTCCTTAGTTACTAAAGTGCGATTTTAAAGGGGTGGAAAATGATGAATATATGGACAAGCTGCACACTTAGTTCAATTCTGGCTCTTTCCTTACTAGCACCATCCGTGTCTTTCGCTAATGAAAATCCAAATCTTGAAGCCGCTTTTAGTAAGGAAACTGCCAGCCAGTATCCCATGTTAAAGAAAGCAAAAAAACCTGAAGAAGCGGGCTTTTCGTCTGAAAAGCTGGAAAAGGTGGATCAGCTTATTGAAATGGAGGTGGCTGCCGGTTTCCCTGGTGCTGCCCTGATTGTCATAAAGGACGGAAAAATCGTTAAAAATGAAAGCTACGGGTACAAACAGAAATATAATGAACATACACCTCTTAAGAAGTTTCGGAAAATGGAAAATGAAACGTTATTTGACCTTGCTTCAAACACGAAGATGTATGCAACCAATTTTGCCATTCAGAAATTGGTCAGCGAAGGCAAGTTAAATATCCAGGCAAGAGTCCAGCAATACATTCCTGAATTCAAAGACACAAAGGAGGATGTGATCAAAGGAAAGGATAATCTGAGGATTATTGATGTTCTCCATCATACAGCAGGGTTTAGACCTGATCCGCAATATCATAATCCAAAGGTTTCGAAAGAACTCTACTCTCAGGAACGGGATAAAACCATCGAGTTCATTTCCAAAACACCGCTCACATATGTACCCGGAACACAGAATGTATACAGTGATGTCGATTATATGCTGCTTGGCGCCATTGTTGAAGAAATAACGGGTAAGCGGCTTGACACCTATGTTGAAAATGAATTGTACAAGCCGCTTGGTTTGAAAAATACAAAGTTCAATCCTCTTCAAAAGGGCTTTAAGCCAATGGATTTTGCTGCAACTGAATTGCTTGGTAACACCCGGGACGGCGTGATAGATTTCCCTAACATTCGCACATACACACTTCAAGGGGAAGTACATGATGAAAAAGCCTTTTATTCGATGGGGGGCGTTTCAGGGCATGCAGGTCTTTTCTCGAATACGGAAGATATGGCCGTCCTCCTGCAGGTGATGCTGAATGGCGGGGGATACGGTAAACATATGTTGTTTAATCAAGAAACCATCGATGAATTCGTCGCACCTTCCGCGATGAATCCGACATATGGACTTGGGTGGAGACGAAATGGCGATGCTAGCATGGAGTGGATGTTCAGCCCT
The DNA window shown above is from Peribacillus sp. FSL P2-0133 and carries:
- a CDS encoding biotin/lipoyl-containing protein produces the protein MTSIIIPEIEEGIEKILLMQWYKQPGDYITVGESLAKFSCEGIEFDLFSEKEGTLKELNVAEDTIVKIGDLICYLDSGEALSEELLIEVEKQEMIEDKEPLENVTSLAEKNNIDSSIYLMNKNEEQVQLSPDSQTVPVSTISMTYKEVRSLISHLYQSAEETFFKDEASFFQDIKKMLRSRWVYMNNGNVIYDHNIAALFPYRKYYELMDEDFDYKEHLDVSGFKGDAMTREEAAKSFNTTDHPIYKKIIALDDYSTSKNPSISRIFANQTANSSKSIAFKFNGYDIQSFDVVNQKNNLLGKGFFVPVFRLNGENAFGINDQMALHLWLENRLVPSGLSAERQKEYDYLLALYQLKGLDHESFLKELPSIAIDSKTFYEKLLNSEKVRADIDTYDEKMLTDPNRGHWDLWPVLSDEKPLTIKLNEEIMARNPKMDIREDGIVGIDFGTKSTVVVHQEKSDFTLPMRIGVGYLNTEVQDWHYENPTVIEFIDLEHFLELYQEKEGRPDTRWQDVTVSHNALNNLMNGKSDHYYSILNNLKQWAGEKKNELRLKDKRGYAVVLRSFLDLTDQDINPIELYAYYLGLYINNQNNGIYLDYTLSFPVTYEKEVREKILKCFERGLKKTLPMPIQQDEELMKKFRVTAGASEPAAYAVCALQEYGFEPEEDERTYYGVFDFGGGTTDFDFGIWREAGLKESRYDYVIEHFAAGGDRYLGGENMLELLAFQVFKNNQRTMRELNIPFTLPAECVKFPGSETLINESQESYLNTKQLVEKLRPLWERHERYEEQFGKGMIRADLFDKAGHAKLNVELLIDQDEMEQLIEERIEKGIKNFFESLRRAFARLEPSNIKKVNILLAGNSSKSPVVMNLFNKWIEREVQNTQNWGEVSDNLFEILPPLGTEGAYLKQQERNRVVNRDILTAPTGKTGVAFGLVQSRKGGSIKVIDRDMVNGESKFKYFLGIGRKGKLKTVIDQEEEYNKWHLFIDASEEDFEIYYTSLPEASTNQLDIKQAQRKKLRIEHVDDSAFVYIRTISPTVIEYVVADEGTIINGVYLSEITKVELN
- a CDS encoding Ger(x)C family spore germination protein — encoded protein: MKQTHKNIRPLFVSLSFLLLLFLTGCWSSHEIEEQSLGIGLAFDKGKKTFIDKELNEQGEGYLRKDLITSTYQIITPQVASSTTKQAGPQKKAYVNVSQTGDSVLQMTRELSLRSEQPLTAHHMKVIVISEELSKSYGLEQLLDLNLRDNDFRPSCLVLISKGRASNTLETKTAGEIPAFRLVGIVENAYRTARILPPMPLIKIESKIKSESSFLLQNVLSVNGEVKFAGAAVIDGKTHKMTGTLNEEELEGVTWITGKGKGGVVKSFDEETGQLIVYEIESMKSTIIPRVNGNNISFDVNIESEGRLSETWVDLGNTFKNEFLKKAEKSSEKEVERLVRSVVEKMQKEYQVDVAGFGNRLRIEKPKVWQKVKKDWDQTFSETLINYNIKLTIKDYGTSGGLKK
- a CDS encoding spore germination protein, which encodes MILSPKDKITTPQAAVIVINFILGTGLLTLPRSSTEKVHTPDVWISVIFGGGIAIIAGVIMVKLSQQFPEKTFYQYINDIVGIWVGGLLSLVIICYFLMTSGFQLRSMAEVVKYLLLEGTPTWAIIMMFMWVGLYLIIGGINPIARLFEIILPLTVILFLVVAFMSIKIFEIDNLRPVLGEGVIPVLKGVKTTALAFTGPEIMLLLLPFMNQPKKAVKAVLVGVSIPLIFYVITVVMVIGALSIDGVVTRTWPTLDLIRSFEISGLIFERFESFLLVVWIMQIFSTFTITFYSAALGLAQLSKKSIHPFMFGLLPILYIIAMVPKNINDLFKIGDFLGNVALFLFGLLPLLLLIISRVKGGKYEANT
- a CDS encoding spore germination protein, producing the protein MMMKEWKFGKKGKGTDKDKQEATTSQDATCQLTDNFNSNLECVKQEIGHNWDVHFREFNLGRTGIRSVIIFADGLSDKDLIDKHIMTSLMVDFSAEYKQELPYTKGSISKEFIKNEVLSISEVEAVRSIKELASKVLTGSTALLIDGSMDALILGTTKLKTRTIEEPVSEALVRGPRVGFTESLSDNTSFLRGSGEIENLSLVKFQVGKRSKKDLVVAYIKDIVDPELVQEVENRIKKIDIDNVPESGYVEQLIEDNYLSPFPQVQNTERPDRVMAALMEGRVAILLDGTPFALIVPVTLSMMLQSPEDYYERWIPGTFIRMLRYLTVLLALFTPSLYIAFISFHSGLIPTKLAISIIGTRSGVPFPALIEALFMEISIEILREAGLRLPKPIGPAMGIVGGLIIGEAAVQAGIVSPVLVIVVALTAISSFSIPHYSIGITLRILRFPAMICAATFGLYGVILFFLFMTSHLVKLKSFGVPYMSPAVPYRLSEWKDLIVRMPLMMMKRRPKMMHTKNPIRKG
- the pbp4b gene encoding penicillin binding protein PBP4B; amino-acid sequence: MNIWTSCTLSSILALSLLAPSVSFANENPNLEAAFSKETASQYPMLKKAKKPEEAGFSSEKLEKVDQLIEMEVAAGFPGAALIVIKDGKIVKNESYGYKQKYNEHTPLKKFRKMENETLFDLASNTKMYATNFAIQKLVSEGKLNIQARVQQYIPEFKDTKEDVIKGKDNLRIIDVLHHTAGFRPDPQYHNPKVSKELYSQERDKTIEFISKTPLTYVPGTQNVYSDVDYMLLGAIVEEITGKRLDTYVENELYKPLGLKNTKFNPLQKGFKPMDFAATELLGNTRDGVIDFPNIRTYTLQGEVHDEKAFYSMGGVSGHAGLFSNTEDMAVLLQVMLNGGGYGKHMLFNQETIDEFVAPSAMNPTYGLGWRRNGDASMEWMFSPYASDSAYGHTGWTGTVTIIDPEMDLGIVLLTNKKHSPLVNPVANSNQFFGDLFKTGSYGSVVTAIYEALETNE